One segment of Deltaproteobacteria bacterium DNA contains the following:
- the secE gene encoding preprotein translocase subunit SecE, whose protein sequence is MGQVKDFFREVRIELKKVTWPSRKETIAATGMVIILSVIVAFFLGLLDVGLAKAVAVILKRA, encoded by the coding sequence ATCGGACAGGTCAAAGACTTTTTCCGGGAGGTTCGCATTGAACTCAAAAAGGTAACCTGGCCCTCCCGGAAAGAAACGATCGCTGCGACCGGTATGGTGATTATCCTATCCGTTATTGTCGCCTTTTTTCTGGGACTTCTGGATGTGGGACTGGCCAAAGCGGTGGCGGTTATTTTAAAAAGAGCTTAG
- the rplK gene encoding 50S ribosomal protein L11, which translates to MAKKIVAYIKLQVSAGQANPSPPIGPALGQHGVNIMEFCKAFNARTQGQEGMIIPVVITVFSDRSFTFITKTPPASILLKKAAQIAKGSKIPNRDKVGKVSSKQIEEIAKLKMPDLNANTLEAAKKIIEGTALSMGIEVG; encoded by the coding sequence ATGGCCAAAAAAATTGTCGCCTATATTAAACTACAGGTGTCCGCGGGCCAGGCCAATCCCTCACCGCCGATCGGGCCGGCCCTTGGTCAACACGGGGTCAATATCATGGAGTTTTGTAAGGCCTTTAACGCCCGGACCCAAGGGCAGGAGGGGATGATTATCCCGGTGGTTATCACTGTTTTTTCCGACCGGTCTTTTACCTTTATTACCAAGACTCCCCCGGCCTCGATTTTATTAAAAAAGGCCGCACAGATTGCCAAAGGCTCCAAAATCCCCAATCGGGACAAGGTCGGCAAGGTCAGTTCAAAACAGATTGAGGAAATAGCAAAACTCAAAATGCCGGATTTAAACGCCAACACCCTGGAAGCAGCCAAGAAGATTATTGAGGGCACTGCACTGAGTATGGGGATTGAGGTTGGCTAA
- the rpmG gene encoding 50S ribosomal protein L33: MMRDIVILSCTGCKRKNYTTTKNKKKTPDKLEFKKYCPSCQSHTVHKETK, from the coding sequence ATTATGCGCGATATTGTAATCTTGTCTTGTACCGGGTGTAAAAGAAAAAACTATACCACTACCAAGAATAAAAAGAAAACCCCGGATAAGTTGGAGTTTAAGAAGTACTGTCCCTCTTGCCAGAGTCATACGGTACACAAAGAAACGAAATAG
- the nusG gene encoding transcription termination/antitermination protein NusG, translating to MAHKWYIVHTYSGFEHKVKSALEEHVKSLGKGDLFSEILVPTEKVVELVKGERKTSSRKFYPGYILVRMELNDETWHLVKDTPKVTGFIGEKNKPVPIPDEEAMKVIEQMAEGAIKPKPKFYFEEGDEVRVIDGPFSNFNGVVEEVKPDKGKIKVLISIFGRATPVELDFVQVAKF from the coding sequence GTGGCACACAAATGGTATATTGTTCATACCTACTCCGGTTTTGAACATAAGGTTAAGTCGGCTTTGGAGGAACACGTCAAGTCTTTGGGAAAAGGAGATCTTTTCTCGGAGATTTTGGTCCCCACTGAAAAGGTGGTGGAATTGGTCAAAGGGGAGCGTAAGACCTCTTCACGAAAATTTTACCCGGGGTATATTCTGGTCCGCATGGAACTTAATGATGAGACCTGGCATTTGGTCAAAGATACCCCCAAGGTTACCGGATTTATCGGGGAGAAAAACAAACCGGTTCCTATCCCGGACGAAGAAGCCATGAAGGTCATCGAACAGATGGCTGAAGGGGCCATCAAACCTAAGCCCAAGTTTTATTTTGAAGAAGGGGATGAAGTCCGGGTGATAGATGGACCCTTTTCCAACTTTAACGGCGTGGTGGAAGAAGTCAAGCCGGATAAGGGGAAGATCAAGGTCCTGATCAGTATTTTCGGCCGCGCCACCCCGGTTGAACTCGATTTTGTTCAAGTGGCTAAATTTTAA
- a CDS encoding elongation factor Tu yields the protein PIAMEKELRFAIREGGRTVGAGVISEIIE from the coding sequence CCCGATCGCCATGGAGAAGGAACTTCGATTTGCCATCCGGGAAGGGGGCCGAACGGTCGGCGCCGGTGTTATCTCCGAGATTATCGAATAA